In Anabrus simplex isolate iqAnaSimp1 chromosome 4, ASM4041472v1, whole genome shotgun sequence, a single genomic region encodes these proteins:
- the LOC137500529 gene encoding uncharacterized protein: MGNEKETLTVMFTFGADGSVCPPMIVYNYKRLPNEIVQSVPDSWGIGCSDSGWMRSEVFFEFVANVLHPHLVKTQVKFPVILFVDGHKSHLTFQLSELCTELQIILIALYPNATRTLQPADVAVFQPVKSEWKKGVLNWRREHPSEALTRKDFAPVLEKIVNERIKSETLKSGFRACGLVPWNPDNIDFTKCIGRKYSVATPTDINKNVNNSDEKNKLLTFQKFCSIVGEERIEQFKNIEKVTEEEHSEEFFVLYRLYEEFFERNDQNSEFDGQDVEQQTRETNLEQTALENVYVEQEQPTLSTAPLHMNESPQPRTPSSSSLLKRSDVKSLEDCLVWPETPKRKNLRNVQRMPYVITSKQWKDIHKEKADTKANEERKEEDRKRKREEKKFQINKNERGNKKRKDILPVIRESNDPKMTAATSVKKVLLFENRNEQSGERNRGDEHLKQNTESLAERKGVADCEQGSTSTNILSTGKMKMGRCFFGASTSNFLLESKTNNSLRKSTEIFSSGLCFQCGGSLNTRIQGVSCQICQKIFHKKCLPVGNDFHPAENESEDENIFFCINCLDIVDYSGSD; encoded by the coding sequence ATGGGAAATGAAAAGGAAACCTTGACAGTTATGTTCACATTTGGAGCCGATGGTTCAGTCTGCCCTCCAATGATAGTATACAACTACAAAAGACTGCCTAATGAGATTGTACAGTCTGTTCCAGATTCATGGGGCATAGGCTGCAGTGACTCGGGCTGGATGAGATCCGAAGTATTCTTCGAATTTGTGGCAAATGTTCTTCATCCCCATTTAGTGAAAACACAAGTAAAATTTCCAGTGATACTGTTTGTGGATGGTCACAAGAGCCACCTTACATTTCAGCTTAGCGAGCTCTGTACTGAACTTCAGATAATTCTTATAGCATTATATCCGAACGCCACAAGAACTCTCCAACCAGCGGACGTTGCTGTATTTCAGCCAGTCAAGAGTGAGTGGAAAAAGGGAGTGCTAAATTGGCGTCGTGAACACCCTTCTGAAGCTCTCACGAGAAAGGACTTTGCTCCAGTGCTGGAAAAGATTGTGAATGAGAGAATAAAGTCAGAAACCTTGAAAAGTGGTTTCAGAGCCTGTGGTCTTGTTCCATGGAACCCAGACAACATAGACTTCACTAAATGTATTGGAAGAAAGTACAGTGTTGCCACTCCAACCGATATTAACAAAAATGTGAATAATTCGGATGAGAAGAACAAATTACTGACATTTCAAAAATTCTGCAGTATTGTTGGAGAGGAGAGAATTGAGCAGTTCAAGAATATTGAGAAGGTAACTGAAGAAGAACATAGTGAAGAATTTTTTGTATTGTACAGACTGTATGAGGAATTTTTTGAGAGAAATGATCAAAATTCGGAGTTTGATGGACAGGATGTAGAACAGCAAACCAGAGAAACAAATTTGGAACAAACTGCTCTGGAGAATGTATATGTAGAACAAGAACAACCGACCCTCAGTACAGCTCCTCTACACATGAATGAATCGCCTCAGCCACGAACACCATCGTCAAGCAGTCTGTTGAAGCGTTCGGATGTTAAATCACTGGAAGACTGTCTTGTATGGCCTGAAACACCCAAAAGGAAAAATCTACGGAATGTGCAACGCATGCCTTACGTGATAACGTCAAAGCAATGGAAAGACATCCATAAAGAAAAGGCAGACACGAAAGCAAATGAGGAGAGGAAGGAGGaagacagaaagagaaaaagagaggAGAAAAAGTTCCAAATAAACAAGAATGAAAGGGGTAACAAGAAAAGGAAGGATATTTTGCCTGTCATACGAGAGAGCAATGACCCCAAAATGACTGCAGCTACATCTGTAAAAAAAGTCTTGCTATTTGAGAATCGCAATGAACAATCTGGTGAGAGGAATCGTGGTGACGAACACTTGAAGCAGAACACGGAAAGTCTGGCTGAGAGGAAAGGAGTAGCTGATTGTGAACAAGGCAGTACTTCTACGAACATTCTGAGTACAGGCAAAATGAAGATGGGAAGATGTTTCTTCGGGGCGTCAACAAGTAACTTCTTGCTGGAGAGCAAAACTAACAATTCCCTTCGGAAATCCACCGAAATATTTTCTTCTGGACTTTGTTTCCAGTGTGGCGGTAGCCTTAATACTAGGATACAAGGAGTTTCCTGTCAAATATGTCAGAAGATATTCCACAAGAAATGCCTTCCCGTGGGAAACGATTTTCATCCAGCAGAAAATGAATCAGAGGATGAGAATATTTTCTTCTGCATAAATTGTTTGGATATAGTAGATTACAGTGGAAGTGATTAA